The Sinomicrobium kalidii genome contains a region encoding:
- a CDS encoding NUDIX hydrolase — protein MDEYVDILDENGNYTGKALLKSEAHAKGLFHPTVHVWFYTTGGKVLLQKRSLQKDTFPGYWDVSVAGHIGAGEAPLTSALRETEEELGLHISEESLKKIGVSKSVKKHRNNLTDCEFHHIYISRLTTPLNQLKLQKSEVDDIKLIAIEDFLSNIREPSSTRYVILSPDYYKLVFGAIKERLKQH, from the coding sequence ATGGACGAGTACGTAGACATACTGGATGAAAACGGAAATTATACCGGAAAAGCCCTTTTGAAGTCCGAAGCACATGCAAAAGGGCTTTTCCATCCTACTGTCCACGTCTGGTTCTATACCACCGGCGGCAAGGTATTACTACAGAAAAGGTCCTTACAAAAGGACACTTTCCCCGGATACTGGGATGTGTCGGTAGCCGGACATATCGGTGCGGGAGAAGCACCACTCACTTCTGCCCTTCGGGAAACAGAAGAAGAACTCGGGCTTCATATCTCTGAAGAATCCCTGAAAAAAATAGGCGTCTCCAAATCCGTCAAAAAACACCGGAACAATCTGACGGACTGTGAATTTCACCATATCTATATAAGCAGGCTTACCACTCCGTTAAACCAATTAAAGTTGCAGAAATCCGAAGTTGACGATATCAAACTCATAGCCATAGAAGATTTTCTTTCCAATATCAGGGAACCTTCTTCAACCCGCTATGTAATATTGTCCCCGGATTATTACAAGCTGGTTTTCGGAGCTATAAAGGAGCGACTAAAACAGCATTAA
- a CDS encoding M42 family metallopeptidase → MAKKAEIINKKSLEFLERYLNNAAPTGYESQGQKMWMEYLKPYVDTFITDTYGTAVGVINPDAPYKVVIEGHSDEISWYVNYITDDGLLYVIRNGGSDHQIAPSKWVNIHTKKGIVKGVFGWPAIHTRNSAKEETPKQDNIFIDIGAKDKKEAEKMGVHVGCVITYPDAFEILNKNKLVCRAIDNRAGGFMIAEVARLLHENKKELPFGLYITNSVQEEIGLRGAEMITQTIKPNVAIVTDVCHDTTTPMIDKKKQGETKIGDGPVITYAPAVQNKLRELIIETAETKKIPFQRMASSRFTGTDTDAFAYSNGGVASALISLPLRYMHTTVEMIHKEDMENVIRLIYETVLKITPETSFSYFD, encoded by the coding sequence ATGGCGAAAAAAGCAGAAATCATAAACAAGAAATCTCTGGAATTCCTCGAACGATACCTGAACAATGCCGCTCCCACCGGTTATGAATCGCAGGGGCAAAAAATGTGGATGGAATACCTGAAACCTTATGTAGACACTTTTATTACCGATACGTACGGAACGGCTGTCGGTGTCATCAACCCGGACGCTCCATATAAAGTGGTTATCGAAGGCCATTCCGATGAAATTTCATGGTATGTCAACTATATTACCGACGACGGATTACTCTACGTCATCCGCAATGGAGGGAGCGACCATCAGATCGCACCGTCCAAATGGGTAAACATTCACACCAAAAAAGGTATTGTAAAAGGTGTTTTCGGATGGCCCGCTATTCACACCAGGAACTCAGCCAAAGAAGAAACCCCGAAACAGGACAACATATTTATAGACATAGGTGCCAAAGACAAAAAGGAAGCGGAAAAGATGGGCGTGCACGTAGGCTGCGTTATCACCTATCCGGACGCTTTCGAGATACTCAATAAAAACAAGCTCGTATGCAGGGCCATTGACAACCGTGCGGGTGGTTTTATGATTGCCGAGGTAGCCCGGCTGCTGCACGAAAACAAGAAGGAACTCCCCTTCGGACTGTACATTACCAACTCCGTACAGGAAGAAATCGGTTTGCGCGGTGCGGAAATGATCACACAGACCATAAAGCCGAACGTAGCCATCGTAACCGATGTATGCCACGATACCACTACTCCCATGATCGACAAAAAGAAACAGGGAGAGACCAAAATAGGAGACGGCCCCGTAATCACTTATGCCCCGGCGGTACAAAACAAACTCCGGGAACTCATTATAGAAACAGCCGAAACGAAAAAGATCCCCTTCCAGCGCATGGCGTCATCGAGGTTTACGGGGACCGATACCGATGCCTTTGCCTACAGTAATGGCGGTGTGGCATCCGCACTGATCTCCCTGCCGTTGCGATATATGCACACCACAGTGGAAATGATCCATAAGGAAGACATGGAAAACGTGATCCGGCTGATCTATGAGACCGTTCTGAAGATCACCCCGGAAACCAGCTTCAGTTATTTCGACTAA
- a CDS encoding DUF4294 domain-containing protein, which translates to MSKYMANKWIYGFIFLVSGNFVCAQDHGTFRDSLGQEYILLEGDTILRKAIGLEEVFVFDRLKFDSRKERARYYILKRKTLKVYPYAKLASERLTELNRRLGMIESKSRRRWYTRRIQKYIEDEFTEELKKLTRTEGQILVKLIHRQTGSTAFDLVKELRNGWRAFWYNNTARLFKISLKEEYHPESVHEDYLIEDILQRAFADDRIEKQPSVLDFDYATLTNKWKKSPDLKK; encoded by the coding sequence TTGAGTAAGTATATGGCCAACAAATGGATATATGGTTTCATTTTCCTGGTTTCGGGAAATTTTGTTTGTGCTCAGGACCACGGTACTTTCCGGGATTCGCTGGGACAGGAATATATTTTGCTCGAAGGGGATACGATTCTCCGGAAGGCTATTGGCCTGGAAGAGGTTTTTGTTTTTGACCGGCTTAAATTTGATTCCAGGAAAGAACGGGCCCGCTATTATATATTAAAGAGAAAGACCCTGAAAGTGTATCCTTATGCCAAGCTGGCTTCCGAACGGTTGACGGAATTGAACAGGAGACTTGGTATGATCGAATCCAAATCCCGGAGGAGGTGGTATACGAGAAGGATACAAAAGTATATAGAAGACGAGTTTACGGAAGAACTCAAAAAGCTTACCCGGACAGAAGGGCAGATATTGGTAAAGCTCATTCACAGGCAAACAGGATCTACTGCCTTCGACCTTGTTAAAGAGTTGCGGAACGGCTGGCGGGCGTTCTGGTACAACAATACGGCCCGGTTGTTTAAAATATCCCTGAAGGAAGAATACCATCCCGAATCGGTACATGAAGATTATCTTATTGAGGATATTTTGCAAAGAGCCTTTGCTGATGACAGGATAGAAAAGCAGCCATCGGTACTGGATTTTGATTATGCTACCCTGACCAATAAGTGGAAAAAATCGCCTGATTTGAAAAAATAG